Proteins co-encoded in one Papaver somniferum cultivar HN1 chromosome 5, ASM357369v1, whole genome shotgun sequence genomic window:
- the LOC113278625 gene encoding uncharacterized protein LOC113278625, with translation MNMMSSTRKAWMVAASVGVVEALKDQAGMCRWNYAIRSSHQYTKNRVKSSISRASSSSMPASSVMMMKQQRNHEMKQSEKSLRRVMYLSCWGPN, from the coding sequence ATGAATATGATGAGTTCAACAAGGAAAGCGTGGATGGTTGCTGCTAGTGTTGGTGTTGTTGAAGCACTGAAAGATCAAGCTGGAATGTGCAGATGGAATTATGCTATAAGATCCAGCCACCAATACACTAAAAACAGAGTCAAGTCGTCTATTTCTCGAGCATCTTCTTCATCTATGCCAGCTTCCTCTGTTATGATGATGAAGCAGCAGAGAAATCATGAAATGAAGCAATCTGAAAAATCACTTAGAAGAGTCATGTATTTGAGCTGTTGGGGACCCAATTGA